The following proteins are co-located in the Sulfurovum sp. TSL6 genome:
- a CDS encoding bifunctional 3,4-dihydroxy-2-butanone 4-phosphate synthase/GTP cyclohydrolase II gives MSIEAIKRVEKAIEEIKRGKMVIMMDDEDRENEGDLVYAATFSTPDMVNFMAKEARGLICTPITNEIASKLDLVPMVSNNVSAHETAFTVSIDSANADTGISAAERDDCISKLANPQTVSEDFVRPGHIFPLIAKDGGVLVRTGHTEGSVDLCKLAGLAPAAVICEIIKDDGKMARMDDLKLFSKKHDLSIVYISDIVEYRLAHEKLIKRVKEEDCELRGIKVEKITYCDHLERTHTVIQFYKPHETANVKFHNIGSDIGLVLDDKRFSALNNSIEYLKLNGGTLIFLDTKVISHEQAKEFGVGAQILKDLGIKNINLLTTNKDTEFVGLGGFGLDVIEKIEII, from the coding sequence ATGTCAATTGAAGCAATAAAAAGAGTAGAAAAAGCTATAGAAGAGATCAAAAGAGGAAAGATGGTCATCATGATGGATGATGAAGATCGTGAAAATGAGGGAGACCTTGTTTATGCAGCGACTTTCTCTACACCTGATATGGTAAACTTCATGGCAAAAGAAGCTAGAGGACTGATCTGTACACCTATTACCAATGAGATTGCTTCCAAGCTTGATCTTGTACCCATGGTAAGCAATAATGTCTCTGCCCATGAAACGGCATTTACTGTATCGATAGACTCAGCGAATGCTGATACCGGTATCTCTGCAGCAGAGAGAGATGATTGTATCTCCAAGCTTGCAAATCCTCAAACAGTAAGTGAAGACTTTGTTCGTCCGGGGCACATCTTTCCATTGATCGCCAAAGACGGTGGTGTTTTGGTAAGAACAGGACACACAGAAGGTTCTGTAGATCTTTGTAAGCTGGCTGGACTTGCTCCTGCTGCGGTGATCTGTGAGATCATCAAAGATGACGGTAAGATGGCGCGTATGGATGACCTTAAACTTTTTTCAAAAAAACATGATTTGTCCATCGTTTACATTTCAGATATCGTGGAATACCGTTTAGCCCATGAAAAACTTATCAAACGTGTCAAAGAAGAAGATTGTGAGCTTAGAGGCATCAAAGTAGAGAAGATCACATACTGTGACCACCTCGAGAGAACACACACTGTCATACAGTTTTACAAACCACATGAAACTGCCAATGTAAAGTTTCATAATATAGGTTCAGACATAGGACTGGTACTTGACGATAAACGATTTAGTGCACTTAACAACTCCATAGAGTACTTAAAACTCAATGGAGGAACACTTATCTTCCTTGATACAAAGGTCATCTCTCACGAACAAGCCAAAGAGTTTGGTGTCGGTGCACAGATACTCAAAGACCTTGGCATTAAAAATATTAATCTACTTACTACAAATAAAGATACGGAATTTGTTGGACTTGGAGGTTTTGGTCTGGATGTCATAGAAAAAATCGAGATCATATAA
- a CDS encoding DUF3862 domain-containing protein, with protein MGKRYLIIAALILLFNGCNKVTKENYDKIKSGMLYEEVVKVLGKPESCTETLGISNCEWKNDEAKIAITFISNKVMIAAADGLK; from the coding sequence TTGGGAAAACGATATTTAATCATCGCAGCTTTAATCCTATTATTCAACGGATGTAACAAAGTGACGAAAGAAAATTACGACAAAATTAAGAGCGGTATGTTATACGAGGAAGTTGTTAAGGTTCTAGGTAAGCCAGAAAGTTGTACAGAAACACTTGGAATAAGTAACTGTGAATGGAAAAATGATGAGGCTAAAATTGCTATTACCTTTATTTCGAATAAGGTAATGATCGCTGCCGCAGACGGCCTTAAATAA
- a CDS encoding TonB-dependent receptor, translating to MDRKFILTSFIYAIIGLALGIFMAASKDHSHLVTHAHILLIGFVVSFIYGLCHKLWLNNLISKLSVTQFYIHQVGTLGVVIGLFLYYGNFVSLETIDPYLALFSITVFIGMIFMTVLFIRSSKQV from the coding sequence ATGGATAGAAAATTTATATTAACCAGTTTTATTTATGCCATTATCGGATTGGCACTGGGGATCTTCATGGCAGCATCCAAAGATCATAGTCATTTGGTTACGCACGCACATATCCTACTCATTGGCTTTGTTGTCTCATTTATATACGGTTTGTGTCACAAACTATGGCTCAATAATCTGATCTCAAAACTCTCTGTTACCCAATTTTATATTCATCAAGTCGGAACACTTGGAGTTGTAATTGGCTTATTTTTATATTATGGGAATTTTGTTTCTCTTGAAACAATTGACCCATATTTGGCACTATTCTCTATCACTGTATTTATAGGTATGATCTTCATGACAGTTCTTTTCATTCGATCATCCAAACAAGTATAA
- a CDS encoding alkene reductase, producing MNLFSELTIGKNTLKNRIIMAPMTRCRAVENNCANDLMAIYYAQRASAGLIITEASQISPLGVGYRYTPGIYSDAQIEGWKKVTTAVHEKGGLIYLQLWHVGRVSHSSFLDGKLPVAPSAVKIDGEHYTPEGMQPFETPRALEFHEIKEIVKEYAQAATNAIEAGFDGVEIHGANGYLIDQFIRDGTNKRTDEYGGSIENRSRFLFEVVSAVIDAIGCKKTALRLSPSGTFNSMTDTNPHEDFKYICKKLSDYDLAYLHIIDALEEDIKHGANTVELQVLRNAYKGVLITNGGYDKARGNETIENNLADAVAYGTLYIANPDLPKRFETDAPLATADPHTFYTQDEKGYTDYKTI from the coding sequence ATGAACTTATTTTCAGAACTAACCATAGGAAAGAACACTTTAAAAAATAGAATCATCATGGCACCAATGACACGTTGTAGAGCAGTAGAGAATAACTGTGCCAATGACCTGATGGCTATATATTATGCCCAGAGGGCAAGTGCGGGACTTATCATCACTGAAGCATCACAGATATCTCCTTTGGGTGTAGGCTATCGCTATACACCTGGTATCTACAGTGATGCACAAATAGAGGGGTGGAAAAAAGTCACTACCGCAGTACATGAAAAAGGTGGGCTAATCTATCTGCAATTATGGCATGTGGGTAGAGTCTCTCATTCCTCTTTCTTGGATGGTAAACTTCCTGTAGCTCCATCAGCCGTAAAAATTGATGGTGAACATTATACCCCTGAAGGAATGCAGCCATTTGAGACACCCAGAGCGCTTGAGTTTCATGAAATCAAAGAAATTGTAAAAGAGTATGCACAGGCAGCTACTAATGCCATAGAAGCAGGTTTTGATGGAGTGGAGATACATGGAGCCAATGGCTATCTGATCGATCAGTTTATCAGAGATGGTACCAATAAGAGAACGGATGAGTATGGTGGAAGTATCGAAAATAGAAGCAGATTTCTATTTGAGGTTGTATCAGCTGTCATTGATGCGATAGGGTGTAAGAAAACAGCGCTAAGACTTTCACCGAGTGGTACCTTTAACAGTATGACCGATACCAACCCCCATGAGGATTTCAAGTATATTTGCAAAAAATTGAGTGATTATGACTTGGCATATTTACATATCATTGATGCACTGGAAGAAGATATCAAACACGGTGCCAATACGGTAGAACTGCAAGTACTTCGCAATGCATACAAAGGGGTATTGATAACCAATGGAGGATACGATAAAGCTAGAGGTAATGAGACCATAGAAAACAATCTTGCAGATGCAGTCGCATACGGTACATTATACATTGCAAATCCTGATCTACCTAAACGATTTGAAACTGATGCACCATTAGCTACGGCTGATCCTCATACATTCTATACACAGGATGAGAAAGGTTATACAGACTATAAAACCATATAA
- a CDS encoding SHOCT domain-containing protein, translated as MGFGMWLIPIVLIIIVIHFLKENSKGEGKDSSAQDILDKRYASGEIDKEEYKEKSNALKKDK; from the coding sequence ATGGGTTTTGGTATGTGGTTAATACCCATAGTGTTGATTATCATTGTTATACATTTTTTAAAAGAAAACAGTAAAGGTGAGGGAAAAGACTCTTCTGCACAGGATATACTTGATAAACGTTATGCCAGTGGAGAAATAGATAAAGAGGAATATAAAGAAAAGTCTAATGCGCTCAAAAAAGATAAATAA
- a CDS encoding SEL1-like repeat protein, with amino-acid sequence MKKILLAGILLLGMSAFTYAETDEFDDDLGEDLTDKEIVQDFIDDCNNHGDYYGCFTAAMKYEKGEVLEKDISKAIEYYGKACKHGSNKGCEMAEKLKKQ; translated from the coding sequence ATGAAAAAAATACTACTTGCAGGGATACTTTTGTTGGGAATGAGCGCCTTTACATATGCAGAGACCGATGAATTCGATGATGATCTGGGTGAGGATCTAACAGATAAAGAGATAGTTCAGGATTTTATAGATGACTGTAATAATCATGGTGATTATTACGGATGTTTTACAGCAGCAATGAAATATGAAAAAGGCGAAGTACTTGAGAAGGACATCTCAAAAGCGATTGAATATTACGGAAAAGCCTGTAAGCATGGCTCTAACAAAGGCTGTGAAATGGCTGAAAAGCTCAAGAAACAATAA
- a CDS encoding rhodanese-like domain-containing protein — protein sequence MKNTLVKLLLTGVLIASSSLMAEPLSKMDLINQAKKEVGEVTPKKLKTMLDDGDNIIILDVRETEQYAEGSIPFDEFNEESFLSVTRGNLEWKINEIIPDKDAYIVTYCRRGGRGALAAQVLRKMGYKKATTLEGGLKGWINAGYPVKTGLGDVVLKKEK from the coding sequence ATGAAAAACACCTTAGTAAAATTGTTATTAACAGGAGTACTTATTGCATCCAGTAGTTTAATGGCCGAGCCATTAAGCAAAATGGATTTAATCAATCAGGCAAAAAAAGAAGTAGGTGAAGTGACACCAAAAAAATTAAAAACCATGCTTGACGATGGTGATAATATTATCATTTTGGATGTACGTGAAACCGAACAATATGCAGAGGGAAGCATACCATTTGATGAGTTTAATGAAGAGAGTTTTCTCTCTGTAACGCGTGGAAATTTGGAGTGGAAAATTAATGAAATTATTCCTGATAAAGATGCATATATTGTAACTTACTGCCGTAGAGGCGGACGTGGAGCTTTAGCAGCACAAGTTTTAAGAAAAATGGGTTACAAAAAGGCTACAACACTTGAAGGTGGTCTAAAAGGCTGGATAAACGCAGGGTATCCTGTAAAAACAGGATTAGGAGATGTTGTATTGAAAAAGGAAAAATAG
- a CDS encoding host attachment protein encodes MNLDGNIIIIANLGGFEAYKAETIKGIDPQETRNVTAGMQKVRTNLTSIKKFQYIEPHTHTSDDMSDQLGNQGHNTGDQHNRSLEVERRGMQQIADDITALISDSNPGTWHLAFPQENLNKLTEMIDTKTKEKLGKSIGKDLTNAHVKDLLSYFE; translated from the coding sequence ATGAATTTAGATGGAAATATTATTATTATTGCTAACTTAGGTGGGTTTGAAGCATATAAAGCGGAAACGATCAAAGGTATAGATCCTCAAGAGACAAGAAATGTTACGGCTGGAATGCAAAAAGTGAGAACAAATTTAACCTCAATTAAAAAATTTCAATACATAGAACCTCATACCCATACATCGGATGATATGAGCGACCAGTTGGGAAATCAGGGACATAATACCGGAGACCAACATAACCGTTCATTAGAAGTAGAACGTCGTGGTATGCAACAGATCGCTGATGATATCACTGCATTGATCTCTGATAGCAATCCTGGAACATGGCATCTTGCTTTTCCACAAGAAAATTTGAATAAACTTACTGAAATGATTGATACCAAAACCAAAGAAAAACTCGGAAAGAGTATTGGAAAAGATCTTACAAATGCACATGTTAAAGATCTACTATCATATTTTGAATAG
- a CDS encoding DASS family sodium-coupled anion symporter, whose product MTEQTKKILMALLLGMVAFGIMILFFTFEQSLMVAVIVLMVTLWTNEGLPLAVVSLLPIVLFPTAGVLSTKETAVNYANPIIYLFLGGFLIAIAVEKTGLHKVIASRMLDLFPSSVRGIIFALIITSGLLSSILSNTTTTLLLLPIALFLTEDVKLKMRFALSIAYGASIGGILTPIGTPPNLILLGIMNEMGMEAIPFVQWMYMVAPLVFLMFIAVGYILGTGVKNLYLEADLSNKTLNADQKKVVYLLSGLILMLLVNAPIKPYYNGLGLSEPGILLAAGLLLFAPPFSILEWMNDKDSIPYRIMFLFGAGFAIAAAVTKTGMAEEIASHLIGFSNMPMILFLLIIAAMVTFTTEITSNTALISIMLPILYKVAEQTGINATLIMMVATICASYAFMLPIATPPNAIAMSSGVVSVKTMATYGIVFNILGILLIVTIAQSFWIHLL is encoded by the coding sequence ATGACAGAACAGACAAAAAAAATATTAATGGCACTTTTATTAGGTATGGTTGCATTTGGAATAATGATCTTATTTTTTACATTTGAACAGTCTCTTATGGTCGCAGTGATAGTATTGATGGTGACATTATGGACGAATGAAGGATTACCACTGGCTGTGGTTTCACTGCTTCCGATCGTTCTTTTCCCTACTGCAGGTGTATTGTCTACCAAAGAAACAGCTGTCAATTATGCCAACCCTATCATCTATCTATTTCTGGGTGGTTTTCTGATCGCGATCGCTGTTGAGAAAACAGGTCTTCACAAAGTGATAGCAAGTAGAATGTTGGATCTGTTTCCAAGCTCTGTCAGAGGTATTATCTTTGCTTTGATCATCACATCGGGTCTTTTAAGCTCTATACTTTCCAATACTACAACCACCCTTCTCTTACTTCCTATTGCACTTTTTTTAACAGAGGATGTAAAACTCAAAATGAGGTTTGCATTGAGTATAGCGTATGGTGCAAGCATCGGGGGTATATTGACACCTATCGGTACACCGCCAAATCTGATCCTTTTGGGGATCATGAATGAGATGGGGATGGAAGCTATTCCTTTTGTCCAGTGGATGTATATGGTCGCACCATTGGTTTTCTTGATGTTTATAGCCGTAGGGTATATTCTGGGAACGGGTGTTAAAAATCTGTATCTCGAAGCAGATCTCAGTAACAAAACGCTGAATGCCGATCAAAAAAAAGTCGTCTATCTTCTCTCTGGATTGATCCTGATGCTATTGGTCAATGCGCCTATCAAGCCGTATTACAATGGATTGGGATTGAGTGAACCGGGTATTCTGCTTGCAGCAGGACTGCTCCTTTTTGCTCCGCCTTTTTCAATTTTGGAGTGGATGAATGATAAAGACAGTATCCCCTACCGTATTATGTTTCTTTTTGGTGCAGGGTTTGCGATCGCTGCGGCGGTCACAAAGACGGGTATGGCCGAAGAGATTGCCTCACATCTTATTGGCTTCTCGAACATGCCTATGATTCTATTTTTGCTCATCATTGCTGCGATGGTAACATTTACTACAGAGATCACGAGCAATACAGCACTTATATCGATCATGCTGCCTATACTCTACAAGGTGGCAGAACAAACGGGTATTAATGCAACACTGATTATGATGGTTGCGACGATTTGTGCTTCGTATGCCTTCATGCTTCCTATTGCCACCCCGCCTAATGCGATAGCGATGAGTTCAGGTGTGGTCTCGGTAAAAACTATGGCGACCTACGGTATCGTCTTTAATATTTTGGGTATTTTACTTATCGTTACAATTGCCCAATCTTTTTGGATACATTTGCTGTAG
- the hypA gene encoding hydrogenase maturation nickel metallochaperone HypA produces MHEYSIVQALLEQCEGHAKANDSTKVTKVVTKIGKLSGVEPHLLKTAFETFKENTVCDGAEFIMNLQDLKLHCNICQKESEQSEVRYQCVHCQSTDVSVLDGEDMYLMTLEME; encoded by the coding sequence ATGCATGAATACTCCATAGTCCAAGCCCTTTTAGAACAATGTGAAGGTCATGCCAAAGCGAATGATTCAACGAAAGTCACCAAAGTAGTGACCAAGATTGGCAAACTCAGCGGTGTGGAACCACACCTGCTAAAAACTGCTTTTGAAACATTTAAAGAGAATACTGTGTGTGACGGGGCAGAATTTATCATGAATCTGCAAGACCTAAAGCTCCACTGCAATATATGTCAAAAAGAGAGTGAACAAAGTGAAGTACGGTATCAATGTGTGCATTGTCAAAGTACAGATGTCTCTGTACTCGATGGGGAAGATATGTATCTGATGACACTGGAGATGGAATAA
- the hypE gene encoding hydrogenase expression/formation protein HypE: MTSPKQIQLSHGGGGEETNSLIHDLFYHYFSNDTLLAAEDAAVLEVKSKIAFTTDSFTVSPIFFNGGNIGKLAIAGTVNDLAMMGAKPFYLSASFIIEEGFAFDDLETIVKAMAEELKHSEAKIVCGDTKVVPKGAVDQIFINTSGIGEIEKEGISANHLQEGDVIIVSGDVGRHGAAILMEREGLGISGDLKSDCATLWPAVQALIDANISISAMRDATRGGLSAVLNEWAEQSSVCLEIEESSIPVNEAVQGICELFGFEAFDFANEGTCIVAVPEKDAQMALAALHKVEVTKEATIIGQVSLKKEGRVILHSAYGSSRYLDLPKGELLPRIC, translated from the coding sequence ATGACAAGTCCTAAACAGATACAGTTGAGCCACGGAGGTGGCGGAGAAGAGACCAACAGCCTTATACACGATCTCTTCTATCATTATTTTTCCAACGATACACTGCTTGCTGCAGAAGATGCTGCAGTTTTGGAGGTGAAAAGCAAGATCGCCTTTACCACAGACAGTTTTACTGTGAGTCCAATCTTTTTCAACGGTGGGAACATAGGAAAACTTGCCATAGCAGGTACGGTCAACGATCTTGCTATGATGGGTGCAAAACCGTTTTATCTCAGTGCCTCATTCATCATCGAAGAAGGATTTGCTTTTGATGACTTGGAAACTATCGTAAAAGCGATGGCAGAGGAACTTAAACACTCTGAAGCAAAGATCGTCTGTGGTGATACCAAAGTGGTTCCCAAAGGTGCAGTAGATCAGATATTTATCAATACCTCAGGCATAGGGGAGATAGAAAAAGAGGGAATTTCAGCAAATCATCTTCAAGAGGGAGATGTCATTATCGTATCAGGTGACGTAGGACGGCATGGTGCAGCGATCTTGATGGAACGTGAAGGATTGGGAATCTCTGGTGATCTTAAGAGTGATTGTGCCACATTATGGCCCGCAGTACAAGCCTTGATCGATGCAAATATTTCTATCTCTGCCATGCGTGATGCCACACGTGGTGGTCTTTCTGCTGTATTGAACGAATGGGCTGAACAAAGTTCAGTCTGTTTGGAAATAGAAGAGTCAAGTATACCAGTTAATGAAGCAGTGCAGGGGATATGCGAACTGTTTGGTTTTGAAGCGTTTGATTTTGCCAATGAGGGTACCTGCATAGTGGCTGTCCCTGAAAAAGATGCACAAATGGCATTGGCTGCTTTGCATAAAGTTGAAGTTACAAAGGAAGCAACTATTATCGGGCAGGTAAGTCTGAAAAAAGAGGGAAGAGTGATCCTCCATTCTGCCTATGGAAGCAGCCGTTATCTTGACTTGCCAAAAGGCGAACTTTTGCCTAGGATATGCTAA
- the hypD gene encoding hydrogenase formation protein HypD, whose amino-acid sequence MSELQLKDLYDGFRNPDVIKALAKAITDEAKNLKKPLNIMEVCGGHTHTIMKYGLKQLLPQNIDFIHGPGCPVCIMPKERIDHAIALAQMEDTILLTLGDMIRVPGSKSSLAVERANGCDIRALYSPLDAIQIALDNPDKKVVFFAIGFETTTPMTAALLEQVEKQGIANLYFHINHVLVPPAVDAIMADGQAKINAFIGPAHVSVISGAKIYQPLPEKYGAPVVVSGFEPIDVLQSILMIVRQKNEERCEMEIQYSRSVTLEGNIKAQVMIAKFMEPREHFRWRGIGDMPDSALVLREQYTAYDAEKIFADILPTEPIDDHKLCICGTILKGLAKPNDCQVFGTACTPNTPMGSCMVSSEGACNAYYRYGEI is encoded by the coding sequence ATGAGTGAACTTCAGCTTAAAGATCTTTATGACGGGTTTCGGAACCCTGATGTTATCAAAGCCCTGGCTAAGGCCATTACAGATGAGGCAAAAAATTTAAAAAAGCCGTTAAATATCATGGAAGTGTGTGGCGGGCATACCCATACCATTATGAAATACGGTCTAAAGCAGCTGCTCCCTCAAAATATAGATTTTATACATGGTCCTGGTTGTCCGGTGTGCATCATGCCAAAAGAACGGATCGATCATGCAATCGCCTTGGCACAGATGGAAGACACCATTTTATTGACCCTGGGTGATATGATCCGTGTACCGGGATCTAAAAGTTCTTTGGCTGTGGAACGGGCGAATGGTTGTGATATACGGGCACTCTATTCACCTTTGGATGCCATCCAGATAGCACTTGATAATCCAGATAAAAAAGTCGTTTTCTTTGCCATAGGTTTTGAAACAACAACACCTATGACAGCAGCTTTACTGGAGCAGGTCGAAAAACAAGGTATCGCCAATCTCTATTTTCATATCAATCATGTGCTTGTTCCTCCGGCAGTAGATGCTATTATGGCAGACGGTCAGGCAAAGATCAATGCATTTATAGGTCCTGCACATGTCAGTGTCATCAGTGGAGCGAAAATCTATCAGCCATTACCTGAGAAATATGGTGCCCCTGTAGTCGTCAGTGGGTTTGAACCTATTGATGTATTGCAGAGTATTTTGATGATCGTGAGACAGAAGAATGAAGAGCGCTGTGAAATGGAGATTCAATACAGCCGATCTGTCACCTTAGAGGGTAATATTAAAGCACAGGTAATGATCGCAAAGTTTATGGAGCCGCGTGAACATTTTCGCTGGCGCGGCATAGGCGACATGCCAGATAGTGCACTTGTATTAAGAGAGCAGTATACTGCTTATGATGCAGAAAAGATATTTGCTGATATTCTACCGACTGAGCCTATTGATGATCATAAACTTTGTATCTGCGGAACGATCCTCAAGGGATTGGCTAAACCCAATGACTGTCAGGTATTTGGAACCGCTTGTACACCCAACACCCCTATGGGCAGCTGTATGGTAAGCTCAGAAGGTGCCTGTAATGCCTATTACAGATATGGAGAAATATAA
- a CDS encoding HypC/HybG/HupF family hydrogenase formation chaperone, with translation MCLSIPSKVVEIDDNNMATVDTMGIKRHVSLDLIADEINIGDYILIHVGFAMNKIDEEEALQSLEVYREMLEAMEEEERRQVIESDDQCDNRTQV, from the coding sequence ATGTGTCTGTCCATACCATCGAAAGTAGTTGAGATTGATGATAATAATATGGCTACGGTTGATACAATGGGGATCAAGCGTCATGTAAGCCTTGATCTCATAGCAGATGAAATCAACATAGGAGACTATATACTCATCCATGTCGGTTTTGCCATGAATAAAATAGATGAAGAAGAGGCCTTGCAAAGTCTGGAAGTTTATAGAGAAATGCTTGAAGCCATGGAAGAGGAAGAGCGGCGGCAGGTCATTGAATCAGATGACCAATGTGACAATCGGACCCAAGTATGA
- the hypB gene encoding hydrogenase nickel incorporation protein HypB, which produces MCTDCGCSLTDNVMEHSHDKEGHGHSHDHQKAHEHLHHNPQLNDAKTISVIQKILDKNDHEAEHNRQHFNHNGILGINLMSSPGSGKTTLLEHMADVADFKFGVVEGDLETSKDADRLKAKGIPAMQIQTGSACHLDAFMVHKGLHDMPLDEIDVCFVENVGNLVCPASYDVGTHLNIVLVSVPEGEDKIAKYPVMFRQADLVLITKTDLLPYFKYDIENEKAEARRIKPNVDILEVNINDKDSIQSVVDWINFKRKMRG; this is translated from the coding sequence ATGTGTACAGATTGCGGGTGTAGTTTAACAGATAATGTGATGGAGCATAGTCATGATAAAGAAGGTCATGGTCATTCTCACGACCATCAAAAAGCACATGAACATTTACATCATAATCCTCAACTCAATGATGCAAAAACCATCTCGGTCATTCAAAAGATCTTAGATAAAAATGACCATGAAGCTGAGCATAACAGGCAACATTTTAACCACAACGGCATATTGGGTATCAACCTTATGAGCAGTCCGGGTAGTGGGAAAACCACACTGTTGGAACATATGGCAGATGTGGCAGATTTCAAGTTCGGTGTGGTCGAGGGTGACTTGGAAACCAGTAAAGATGCAGACAGACTTAAAGCAAAAGGTATTCCTGCTATGCAGATACAAACAGGTTCAGCGTGTCACTTGGATGCATTTATGGTGCACAAAGGCTTACACGATATGCCATTGGATGAAATAGATGTATGTTTTGTGGAAAATGTCGGGAACCTTGTCTGTCCTGCTTCTTATGATGTGGGTACCCATTTAAATATCGTGCTTGTCTCTGTACCAGAAGGTGAAGACAAGATAGCCAAATATCCTGTCATGTTCCGTCAAGCTGATCTTGTCCTCATCACAAAAACCGATCTTCTGCCATACTTCAAGTATGACATAGAAAATGAAAAAGCAGAAGCCAGACGCATTAAACCCAATGTAGATATACTGGAAGTCAATATCAATGACAAAGATTCTATACAATCCGTTGTAGACTGGATCAATTTCAAACGAAAAATGAGAGGTTAA